A window from Flammeovirgaceae bacterium encodes these proteins:
- a CDS encoding ABC transporter permease, whose protein sequence is MIRNYIKVTLRNLFRNKISTFINLLGLSLGISVCLLIFLLIDYELDFDGFHSRKDRIFRVVREEHGTSQVKHTPSTPFPLRDALAIDYPELEAVAQIFPPGEYQLKLGSKVWLEPNVIFADSSFFKVFDFPALEGNPRQSFKNPNVAVVTESMARKRFGDGPVIGKTVNLSEDLDVEIVGIIKDPPKNSHLPFSMVVSMGSFSKEFVGGFDYNSWNVTLGFTDYVLLPVGLTREMFEQQMAALPGKYLSVENAKKTTYKLQPLNEIHFDKAYAQSNPSYTIDMTYLMVLGLVGAFILILACINFVNLSTAVAIRKAKEVGVRKVMGASRLQLVGQYMGEALVLTLLSSLVALGVAERALPSLNSFLDTGMSLLTLGNPASIVVFIGGIVLVSILSGLYPAWILSGYKPVAAMKARISDHGNASLFLRRGLVTFQFVISQVLIIGTIVVASQMDFFRNKPLGFDSQHIVTFSLNDNDPVVLHTLKAQLLANSHVQSVSFGVGVPTSENDINSEIKVTGAEGDFDVAVKAVDYDYMKTFDLHLAAGRWFLKEFQEKEGMEFLLNETAVRELGYAPEEALGKEVTFGMNNFKGNVVGVVRDFHVKSLREAIKPLVMFQYPKLYFEGGVKISNGNIPETIGHIKSAWEQAFPGYLFDYQFLDEALEKNYSREEQLYSIFKIFAGISIGIGCLGLFGLISFLVVQKTKEVGVRKVLGASVPGIVLLFSKDFMQLLLIAFIISVPLSGYAMGQWLSGFAYRIHLSPAYFILGGLINVAIAFLTIGYQARKAALANPVDSLRDE, encoded by the coding sequence ATGATAAGGAACTACATTAAGGTAACCCTCAGGAATTTGTTCAGGAACAAAATTTCCACTTTCATTAATTTGCTCGGGCTTAGTTTGGGCATCAGCGTTTGCTTGCTCATCTTTTTGCTCATCGATTACGAGTTGGACTTTGACGGATTCCACTCCCGGAAAGACCGGATTTTCAGGGTGGTAAGGGAGGAGCATGGTACCTCGCAGGTAAAGCACACGCCCTCCACGCCCTTCCCGCTGCGCGATGCCCTGGCCATCGACTACCCCGAATTGGAAGCCGTTGCCCAAATTTTTCCGCCTGGGGAATATCAACTGAAACTAGGCAGCAAGGTTTGGTTGGAGCCCAATGTCATTTTTGCCGACTCGTCTTTTTTTAAGGTATTTGATTTCCCCGCCCTAGAAGGCAATCCCCGCCAGTCGTTTAAAAACCCAAACGTAGCAGTGGTCACGGAGTCCATGGCCAGGAAAAGGTTTGGCGATGGGCCTGTGATAGGGAAAACCGTCAACCTTTCGGAAGACCTGGACGTGGAGATAGTGGGCATCATCAAAGACCCGCCCAAAAATTCCCATTTGCCATTCTCCATGGTGGTGTCAATGGGTTCTTTTAGCAAAGAATTCGTAGGTGGGTTTGATTATAATTCGTGGAACGTGACGCTCGGTTTCACCGACTACGTGCTGCTGCCAGTGGGCCTTACCAGGGAAATGTTTGAGCAACAAATGGCAGCGCTTCCGGGCAAATACCTGTCTGTGGAAAACGCAAAGAAAACCACATACAAGCTGCAGCCCCTTAACGAAATCCATTTTGACAAGGCTTATGCCCAGTCCAACCCCAGCTATACCATCGACATGACCTATCTCATGGTCCTGGGCCTGGTGGGCGCATTTATATTGATATTGGCATGCATCAATTTTGTTAACCTCAGCACGGCCGTGGCCATAAGGAAGGCCAAAGAAGTGGGGGTAAGAAAGGTGATGGGGGCCTCGCGGTTGCAGTTGGTGGGCCAATATATGGGCGAGGCGTTAGTGCTCACATTACTGTCATCGCTGGTCGCACTGGGCGTGGCGGAGCGTGCCCTCCCATCCCTCAATTCATTTTTGGATACGGGAATGTCGCTGCTCACGTTGGGCAACCCTGCCTCCATTGTGGTTTTTATCGGTGGAATAGTTCTGGTTTCCATACTGTCGGGCCTTTACCCGGCCTGGATTTTGTCTGGTTATAAACCGGTAGCGGCCATGAAGGCGAGGATAAGCGACCATGGCAACGCTTCGTTGTTCCTGCGAAGGGGGCTGGTGACTTTTCAATTTGTGATCAGCCAGGTCCTGATCATCGGGACCATTGTGGTGGCCAGCCAAATGGACTTTTTCAGGAACAAGCCCTTGGGCTTCGATAGCCAGCACATTGTCACTTTTTCATTAAACGACAACGACCCGGTGGTGCTCCATACCCTCAAGGCCCAATTGCTTGCCAACAGCCATGTGCAAAGTGTTTCCTTTGGCGTGGGGGTGCCTACCTCCGAGAACGATATCAATTCGGAAATTAAGGTGACCGGGGCCGAAGGCGATTTTGACGTGGCCGTCAAAGCGGTGGATTATGATTATATGAAAACCTTTGACCTGCACCTGGCCGCGGGCAGGTGGTTTTTAAAGGAGTTCCAGGAAAAAGAAGGAATGGAGTTTCTGTTAAACGAAACGGCCGTGCGCGAACTGGGCTATGCCCCGGAAGAAGCGCTGGGGAAAGAGGTTACATTTGGCATGAACAATTTTAAAGGAAATGTGGTGGGGGTGGTCCGTGACTTTCATGTGAAGTCCCTCCGTGAGGCCATCAAGCCCCTGGTAATGTTCCAATACCCAAAACTTTACTTTGAAGGAGGCGTGAAAATTTCAAATGGCAACATTCCTGAAACCATTGGGCACATTAAATCGGCCTGGGAGCAGGCCTTTCCCGGTTACCTGTTCGACTACCAATTCCTGGATGAGGCGCTGGAAAAAAATTACAGCCGCGAGGAACAGCTTTATTCCATATTTAAAATTTTTGCGGGAATATCCATTGGCATCGGTTGCCTGGGCCTCTTCGGTTTGATTTCTTTTTTGGTAGTGCAAAAAACCAAGGAGGTAGGGGTAAGGAAGGTTTTGGGCGCCTCTGTCCCTGGCATCGTATTGTTGTTTTCCAAAGATTTTATGCAACTGCTGCTTATAGCCTTTATCATTTCCGTGCCGCTGAGCGGGTATGCGATGGGGCAATGGTTAAGTGGTTTTGCCTACCGCATTCACCTATCACCTGCTTATTTTATCCTGGGCGGGCTCATCAATGTGGCCATTGCATTTCTTACGATTGGCTATCAGGCCAGGAAGGCAGCCCTGGCCAATCCAGTAGATTCATTGAGGGACGAATAA